CATGGCTCAAGCTTGCGCCGATTTAGCGACTGCGTTTTATGATTTTCCGGCTCAAAAGCTGAAGTTGGTTGGGGTCACGGGCACGAATGGCAAAACCACGACCACGCATTTGATTGAATATTTGCTGGAGCGCTCAAATAAATCCACCGCCCTACTGGGAACGCTCTACACGCGCTGGAAAGGCTTTCAGCAAACGGCGCTGCATACGACTCCGTTTCCGGTGGAATTGCAGCATCAGTTAGATTCAGCGATCAAGGCTGGCTGTGAATTTGGCGTGATGGAGGTGAGTTCTCACGCGCTGGCTCAAGGTCGGGTGTTGGGCTGCGAATTTGAAGTGGCGGTGTTTACGAATTTGACCCAAGATCACCTCGACTTTCACCGCGATATGGATGACTACTTCGCAGCCAAAGCGCTCTTATTTGATGGCGATTATTTGCGAGGGAAAGCGATCGTCAATCTCGACGATCCGTATGGGCAGAAGTTGGTCAATCAGTTGAATTGCGACTCTGTTTGGACATACAGCACTCAGCAACAAGCGGATCTGTGGACAAGCAATCTGAATTATGAATCAGACGGTGTGAGTGGTGCACTGCATACTCCAAAGGGCGAAGCTGCGTTTAAGTCGCCGTTAGTCGGACAGTTTAACTTAGCGAATTTGCTGGCAGCAGTAGGAGCAGGATTACAGTTAGGGTTAGAATTGAGCGCGATCGTGGAAGCGCTACCCGGCTTTACGGGAGTTCCCGGACGCATGGAACAAGTTCAAATTAAACCCGATCAAGATATCAGCGTGATTGTAGACTATGCTCACACGCCGGATAGTTTGGAAAATATGCTGAAAGCATCTCGTCCGTTTATTGGGGGACAGATGATTTGTGTGTTCGGCTGTGGGGGAGACCGCGATCGTACCAAGCGCCCGAAAATGGGGAGCATTGCCGCAGCGTTAGCCGATCAAGTGATCGTCACTTCGGATAATCCCAGAACTGAAAATCCAGAGCAGATTCTAGAAGATGTGGTGGCTGGAATTCCAAAATCAGTGAACCCAACTGTGATTAGCGATCGTGCGACTGCGATTAGAACCGCAATCTTGCAGGCAAAACCCGGCGATGGCGTGTTGATCGCGGGTAAAGGGCACGAAGATTATCAGATTCTGGGTACGGAGAAGATTCATTTTGACGATCGAGAACAGGCGCGAGCGGCGCTGGTCGATCGGTTCCAATAAATCCGGGTAGAGACGTTTCGCCGAAGCGCCTCTACCGTGTCGGGTACACGCACCAATTTTCACTAGGCAACAAATCATGTCTCGATCGAGCGCGTTACGCTACTACGTTTTATCCCGATTGTTGATGGCTCCATTGATGATTTGGTTGATCACCACGATCGTATTTCTTCTACTCAGAGCAACTCCCGGCGATCCAGTCGATGCGCTTTTAGGGCCAAGAGCACCCCAAGCCGCAAAAGATGAACTCCGCAATCAGTTAGGACTCGGTAAGCCTTTATTTTTTCAATACCTAGACTACATGGGGTCGCTGCTGCGACTCGATTTAGGTAAATCCTTAACCACTCAAGGACAAGCCGTTTGGGAAATTATTGGTAAGTTCTTCCCGGCAACTGTCGAACTGGCGATCGTGTCGTTGGCGATCGCGCTCGCTGTTGGGATTACTGTGGGTGCAATTTCCGCCTCGCGTCCGAACACTGCCTTAGATGCGGGTGGACGGCTGTTTGGCATCATCACCTATTCCATTCCAATGTTTTGGTTCGGCATGGTGTTGCAACTTGTATTTGCTGTTGGATTGAAGTGGTTTCCGCTGGGAACGAGATTTCCGCTCACGATCGCACCTCCCCAAGCGGTCACAGGACTGTATACGATCGATAGTCTGCTCAGTGGTCATCTGGATCAATTTCTAGTTGCGCTCTATTATCTTGCGCTGCCTGCGATTACGCTTGGGGTGTTAATCAGCGGCATTTTTGAGCGAATCGTGCGTGTTAATCTGAGGCAAACTCTGCAAGCGGAATATGTCGAAGCTGCCCGCGCACGAGGAATCCCAGAATTGAAGCTCCTGATCAATCATGCGTTGAAAAATGCAATGATTCCAGTGATCACAATTCTGGGGCTGACATTCGCTGCGTTGTTAGGGGGAGCAATTCTTACAGAGGTGACATTCTCATGGCCCGGACTTGCAAATCGCTTATACCGAGCCATTTCTCAACGAGATTATCCAACCGTGCAAGGAATCGTTGTTTTCTTTGCGGCTATTGTTGCGATCGCTAGTATTGTGATCGACATCATTAACGCTTACATCGATCCTCGAATTCGCTATTAACGAGGCGCACAAGCAACAGACACCGACGAAGCGACTTGATTTGATCCAGCGTTAGCACTGAACGATCGTTGACCGTATTGGAGCGCATTCAAATTCGATATCACTTCATGACCAGCCGTTCCTGCCGGACCGTTGTAGCGGTATGCCACTGCCGGATTAGGATTGTTTGCGTCAAACTGACGATTGACTGCAACAGGACGCACACCCGAATTGGAATTGTAGGTTGTCGTTGAACCCATCGTGTTCTGGTTCGCAGTTGAACCCATCATGTTCTGGTTTGTCGTTGCGCCAGCCGTGTTGGGAACGCCAATTCTTGCAGCCGCGGTGCTTGAATCTAAATTCTGAGTGTTGTTCGCTGAGGTCGAATTGACCGAACTGCTCATGCTGCGGTTCATACTCATGTCGCCGTTCATATTAGCGTTAGCGCTCTGGTTAGTAGTCGCGCCAGCCGTGTTGGGAACGCCAATTCTCGCAGCCGCGGTACTCGAGTCTAAGTTCTGAGTATTATTGGTGCCGCCGATCGAATTGCTTGCGCTGTTACGAACACTGCTGTTACGGACACTGAGGTCTGAATTCAGAGTCAGGCTACCATTGTCAACTCCAGTTCTGGCAGTGTCATAGCTCGACGGTGCAATTCCGGTGCTGCTCGAAGTTTCGGAGTCGATCGGGCCACCCACACCACCGGCTACAGGTACACAGTTATCAGAAGTGCTACCGGGGGTTTGAGTATTGAACTGATTTTGGTTTTCCAGGCGGTTGACATCGCCATTGTTAACAACGCCTTGTGTGGGCACTGCTTGAGCAAATGCGGGCAATGCCATCACGGCAGCGGTTCCAGTTGCGCTCAGAATAGCGAGTGTACGTTGAGCAAGGTTCATGTGAGATTTCATAGGTTTCCTCAAAAGACTAAAGTAGTAAATGACGTTAGAAAATCTGTGCTTTCCTATACTCCTTAACTGTAAAAAGAAAAACTACAGTCGTTCTCTGTCTTTCGGGGTTACTCACTCTCTCTCAACAGTAGGAAAGATTAATCCCTCTTTAACCGCGTGCCCTACCCCCGCCTAAATAAAGTTCTGCGACTTTCGGATTGTTCAACAATTCTGATCCAACTCCTTCAAATCGATCGCGCCCCGCTTCTAATACATAGCCTCGATCCGCCATTTCCAAGGCTTTGCGGGCGTTTTGTTCGACCAGCACGATCGCGGTTCCATCCCGATTAATCTGTCTAATTTGATCAAAGACGCTATTCACCAAGATGGGAGACAGTGCCGCAGAAGGTTCATCGAGTAACAGCAAATTCGGTTTGAGCATCAAAGCTTTTCCCATCGCTAACATCTGCCGTTCGCCACCGGAGAGGGTTCCAGCTCTTTGCTTACGTCGTTCTGCTAAACGGGGGAACCGCTGATAGATTTCGTCCTTGAGCGGTTGGAGCGGGACATCTCGGACGAATGCGCCCATTT
This window of the Cyanobacteria bacterium FACHB-DQ100 genome carries:
- a CDS encoding UDP-N-acetylmuramoyl-L-alanyl-D-glutamate--2,6-diaminopimelate ligase, translated to MQLKELLAKLPNMGEIPNHPALNAEVKRLTTNSLSCQMGDLFIGMPGTRVDGGDFWQSAIAAGAIAAIVSPQAASRAMGDPAFQSEPPPLVIPAIDMAQACADLATAFYDFPAQKLKLVGVTGTNGKTTTTHLIEYLLERSNKSTALLGTLYTRWKGFQQTALHTTPFPVELQHQLDSAIKAGCEFGVMEVSSHALAQGRVLGCEFEVAVFTNLTQDHLDFHRDMDDYFAAKALLFDGDYLRGKAIVNLDDPYGQKLVNQLNCDSVWTYSTQQQADLWTSNLNYESDGVSGALHTPKGEAAFKSPLVGQFNLANLLAAVGAGLQLGLELSAIVEALPGFTGVPGRMEQVQIKPDQDISVIVDYAHTPDSLENMLKASRPFIGGQMICVFGCGGDRDRTKRPKMGSIAAALADQVIVTSDNPRTENPEQILEDVVAGIPKSVNPTVISDRATAIRTAILQAKPGDGVLIAGKGHEDYQILGTEKIHFDDREQARAALVDRFQ
- a CDS encoding ABC transporter permease codes for the protein MSRSSALRYYVLSRLLMAPLMIWLITTIVFLLLRATPGDPVDALLGPRAPQAAKDELRNQLGLGKPLFFQYLDYMGSLLRLDLGKSLTTQGQAVWEIIGKFFPATVELAIVSLAIALAVGITVGAISASRPNTALDAGGRLFGIITYSIPMFWFGMVLQLVFAVGLKWFPLGTRFPLTIAPPQAVTGLYTIDSLLSGHLDQFLVALYYLALPAITLGVLISGIFERIVRVNLRQTLQAEYVEAARARGIPELKLLINHALKNAMIPVITILGLTFAALLGGAILTEVTFSWPGLANRLYRAISQRDYPTVQGIVVFFAAIVAIASIVIDIINAYIDPRIRY
- a CDS encoding ABC transporter ATP-binding protein; translation: MTAPILEVENVHAGYVKDLDILQGANMRVYPGELVAIIGPNGAGKSTLAKTVFGLLKPHTGNIRFNGNEIAGLRSDQIVQRGMSYVPQLANVFPSLTIEENLEMGAFVRDVPLQPLKDEIYQRFPRLAERRKQRAGTLSGGERQMLAMGKALMLKPNLLLLDEPSAALSPILVNSVFDQIRQINRDGTAIVLVEQNARKALEMADRGYVLEAGRDRFEGVGSELLNNPKVAELYLGGGRARG